The proteins below come from a single Alnus glutinosa chromosome 9, dhAlnGlut1.1, whole genome shotgun sequence genomic window:
- the LOC133876784 gene encoding uncharacterized protein LOC133876784: MADVLLGHTLVLLYTVSFADAGAEVGANEGEGKGEDIVESGNEERRLKVVNDPYWHALMSDDDDAWDGADEPEAGGSKRDDDYSPHFDDEGDTDEEDGGHGEGSHEKAADVGGLSGSATMLDDEEEDEVSSNLARSDILITPPKSDEEYEASSWPKCVTRVSQFQDVDMEDPHLDVGMSFESAAQFRKAVREYNLFRGKDVVFTKNDGDRVIGVCKSRPKGCPWRVYGSLVTALFDDVKRKWNVDVTPRQLYRARVKAKEQVEGKHKEQYKRLWDYCATVRQMNRGSTLLMKVERPTLDVPPTFQRLYMSLAACKEGFKRACRPVIGVDGCFLKGHFGGQLLVAVGRDPNDNIYPIALAVVEAETKDSWSWFLETLVGDLGPNGCTGWTFISDRQKGLIPSFEEVLPSAPHRICIRHLYANFRGDGHKGLVLKDKLWKAAAAYNFYGYQREMEALRKLSPAAHAYLEKIDPRTWARAFFDTTPKCDLIMNNLCECFNSYIIHARDKPIITMLEMIRKKLMMRYQKKRQGIREYVGEWCPKILAKLDQCGKDAAECTSTYAGDGIYEVLCSYGTFVVSLTDRVCGCRQWDMTGIPCPHAISAILYHSAKPEQYLHPYYSVENYKMAYDPMIYPVPSEDQWVRTGQDEVHPPVIRATPGRPKKLRRRGPDEPRNPHCMRKGGVSMRCSKCRTVGHNARTCPRRKRKSTPSTATELNLDDIPSHPIADDSQPTESSTAAQPVSQPKKRVPPTTVDPTSTKRSKTMAPSMHTRASQRANSTAAKSVAARPIRRSGRLMAAFKEPDPNKEIPTIDLTCDDSQPAVCTREPARALGVVIREPVRKPARVVVPTVEKGIRRMEAKNKGKKPIWQP; the protein is encoded by the exons ATGGCCGATGTCTTATTAGGCCATACACTTGTATTACTGTACACGGTGTCTTTTGCAGATGCTGGTGCTGAAGTAGGGGCAAATGAGGGTGAGGGTAAGGGTGAAGATATTGTGGAAAGTGGTAATGAGGAAAGGAGGTTGAAGGTTGTAAATGATCCATACTGGCATGCATTGATGAGTGACGATGACGATGCATGGGATGGGGCTGATGAACCAGAAGCTGGTGGTTCAAAACGTGATGATGATTATAGTCCTCATTTTGATGATGAGGGTGATACTGATGAGGAGGATGGTGGTCATGGGGAGGGTAGCCATGAAAAGGCAGCTGATGTTGGTGGTTTAAGTGGTTCGGCTACTATGTTggatgatgaggaagaggatgagGTATCCTCTAACTTAGCTAGAAGTGATATCCTCATAACTCCCCCTAAAAGTGATGAGGAGTATGAGGCGAGTAGTTGGCCTAAGTGTGTTACTAGGGTTTCCCAGTTTCAGGATGTGGACATGGAAGACCCACATTTGGATGTTGGCATGTCATTTGAATCTGctgctcaattcaggaaagctgTGAGAGAATACAATTTGTTTAGGGGTAAGGATGTTGTGTTCACAAAAAATGATGGGGATCGGGTTATTGGAGTTTGTAAGAGTAGGCCCAAGGGTTGTCCTTGGAGAGTTTATGGTTCACTGGTTACGG CTCTCTTTGAtgatgtaaaaaggaaatggaaTGTGGATGTTACTCCTAGACAACTGTACAGGGCCAGGGTTAAGGCGAAAGAACAGGTAGAAGGTAAGCACAAGGAACAGTACAAGCGGCTATGGGATTATTGTGCAACAGTAAGACAAATGAATAGAGGGAGTACACTGTTGATGAAAGTTGAAAGGCCTACGTTAGACGTCCCACCTACTTTTCAAAGGTTGTATATGTCTTTGGCAGCATGCAAGGAGGGTTTTAAAAGGGCTTGTAGGCCCGTGATAGGTGTTGACGGCTGTTTCCTTAAGGGACATTTCGGGGGGCAATTGTTGGTTGCTGTGGGAAGAGATCCAAACGACAATATTTATCCGATTGCACTGGCTGTGGTTGAAGCTGAAACCAAGGATAGTTGGTCCTGGTTTCTAGAGACTCTAGTGGGGGACCTTGGTCCAAATGGCTGTACTGGGTGGACATTCATTTCTGACAGACAGAAg GGGTTGATACCAAGCTTCGAGGAGGTCCTACCAAGTGCACCGCATCGCATATGTATCCGACACTTATATGCAAACTTTAGGGGTGATGGGCACAAAGGATTGGTGCTAAAAGACAAGCTGTGGAAAGCAGCTGCTGCATATAATTTTTATGGGTATCAAAGGGAAATGGAGGCGCTGAGGAAATTGAGTCCAGCTGCCCATGCTTATTTGGAGAAGATTGACCCCCGTACCTGGGCTAGGGCTTTCTTTGACACCACCCCAAAGTGCGACTTGATCATGAACAACTTATGCGAGTGCTTCAACTCGTACATCATCCATGCCCGAGACAAGCCAATCATTACCATGCtggagatgattaggaagaaGTTGATGATGCGATACCAGAAGAAGAGGCAAGGAATAAGGGAGTATGTCGGGGAATGGTGCCCGAAGATATTGGCAAAGTTAGACCAATGTGGAAAGGATGCTGCGGAATGTACTTCAACTTATGCTGGGGATGGAATCTATGAAGTGTTGTGCAGTTATGGCACATTTGTGGTTAGCTTGACGGACCGTGTTTGTGGGTGCAGGCAGTGGGATATGACTGGCATTCCATGCCCACATGCCATCTCAGCCATTTTATATCATTCTGCCAAACCTGAACAGTACCTGCATCCGTATTACAGTGTTGAGAATTACAAAATGGCTTATGACCCAATGATATACCCAGTGCCAAGTGAGGACCAATGGGTCAGAACCGGGCAAGATGAGGTTCACCCACCCGTTATTAGAGCTACCCCAGGCCGGCCCAAGAAGCTCCGGAGAAGGGGTCCAGATGAGCCAAGAAACCCACATTGCATGAGGAAGGGTGGTGTAAGCATGAGATGCTCGAAGTGCAGGACAGTTGGCCATAATGCTAGGACTTGCCCTAGGAGGAAGAGGAAGTCCACTCCAAGCACTGCAACAGAGTTGAACTTAGATGAT ATTCCTTCTCACCCAATTGCTGATGATTCACAGCCTACGGAATCATCTACAGCTGCACAACCTGTTTCACAGCCCAAAAAGAGAGTTCCACCTACTACTGTTGAT CCTACTTCAACGAAAAGGAGTAAGACAATGGCTCCCTCAATGCATACTCGGGCATCACAAAGAGCAAATTCCACAGCT GCAAAATCTGTTGCTGCAAGGCCTATTAGGAGGTCTGGTAGGTTGATGGCAGCATTTAAGGAGCCCGATCCCAACAAAGAGATACCCACTATTGACCTAACATGTGATGATTCACAACCAGCAGTATGCACTCGGGAACCGGCCAGGGCACTCGGAGTTGTCATTCGAGAACCAGTAAGGAAGCCAGCAAGAGTGGTGGTACCAACAGTGGAGAAGGGTATACGAAGAATGGAAgctaaaaacaaagggaaaaaaccAATATGGCAGCCTTGA